The following nucleotide sequence is from Tenrec ecaudatus isolate mTenEca1 chromosome X, mTenEca1.hap1, whole genome shotgun sequence.
TCACTGTTCTAAGTGTTTAACATGCATCACATCATTTAATTCTCATAATGAACCTGTGAAGTAAGTCTTGTTATTGTCCCTATGTTTCAGATGAAGAAATTTAAGCACGATAATTTCTGGAGATGGGACTTGAACACAGATAGTCTGTTTTCAACATCAGGGCCCttaaattattgttatattttctctcttctttattcaacatTTTACTATGAATATTTACAAACATCCAGAAACGTTGAAATAATTTTCCCCTGAGGGACCACCACTTAGATTCTGTAATTAACATTTATCTATACAAAAATACATCAAATATTATTGTCATAAAATCACATAAACTTTTTTCAAACAAAATAcccaaatgtgaagctattgcttctGAACCTATTTTCTATCAGGTCTAAAGAGGCAAAGGCAGGCCTACTGCTGAGAGAACTAGTGTGCTAGTTCTACTAATTGCAGAGGCCTGTTTAAAATGATACATAGAAATAACGGCACGCATGTATGAGCTGCAAGCCGAGCAGCAATATTTTTTGCCATACCTTTATATTTGCTGAATCATAGGTCTACCTATTCTTCCCTCTAGCCATGCACCGATTCATCTTAAGTTAATTATTGGATGCATTTCAGAGTAAGCTGCAAATGACTTTGTCTCCATAAATGGAATGGGTAGTTCCTTGAAAGACGCAAAATATCAGTTCCCTCCAAAGGGAATAGGTAGGAGAGGGATTCCCAAATGTGCAGGAAAttcccatgatcttttcattccattttccacaaacgtcTGAAGCCCTTGCATCAATAAATGGCATTGAATTTATGACTTAAAACCTTCTCACAAAGAAAACCTCTGGCCCAGAAgactttaaaatgaaatatacCAAATAATTAAGGACGAAATAATACATAGTCTATGCAAACTCTTCCTGAAAAGGATTATATTTCCACGATCATATTAGAAGGCCCAATTTACTTTTATCTTATACCAGACGAAAATATCACTAGAAAACTATAGACCTCGAATCCTGGTCACCTGATCAACAAAGAtgtaaaaattcttaacaaacttTTAGAAATTCAAATCTGGTAACATATAGAAAGGATAATGCATTATGACCAAATAGGATTGGGAATGATATTCTAGTTCTTAATTTAGAGAATCAATGTAATCCACAATATCAGCAGactgaggaaaaacaaacaaataatgatAGATCATATCAATAGATATAGAAAGGAAACAGtcttgatttaaaaacaaatgaaagcaaACCAGGAATAAAAAGGGGTAGCTTGATCAATGACATCTAAGCAAATCCTCTAGCTAACATCACATCTAGAAGTGAAATATTGGGAACAAAGCAACGATGTACATCCTTACACTTCTATTCAATGTTATACTGGCTGCCCTGGACAAAAGCATATATAACTCAAAGGAAGCAATACAATTCATTGTATTTGTAGACATGATTGTCTATTTTGAAAAAGATTTAAATCTACCAAAAAGCTACTAAAACTAATAAATGTTTCCACAGGGTCACAGGACACACGatacaaaaatcaattgtatTTCTATATAATATCACCAAAGAATCATAACAtgatattaagaaaacaataccatacaCAGTAGCATCCAAAGACATGTGGTTTTAGATTTAAACTTTTGAAAAATTGGTGCAGATTTTTTTGTGCCCCAAACAGTAAGTAGCATGCCTCAATATACAGTGTCTGGTGGCATATGTATAATTAAATAAAGTTCAGTATTTGCTTATGTTATCTTAAGGTAAAATGTACTTTCCGTGAAAGACCCAATTATTATGTGTACATCCGTTGAGTTTGACAAGTGTATACACCAGTATAACTCAAACCGTTAGCCAGATATCCTTACAATCATTACCACCCCACAAAGTTCCCCCCTGCCCTTTCCTAGTCCATCTAAACTCCGTGTCACTTCCCATAGGTAACCACTGTtcagatccccctttctccataaAATAGTTGTtttagagctgataccaagggcttaaatggacagcaaatattttgagaatgatgagggaaatgaatgtacaaatgtgcttgacacgattgattgattgattgattgattgattgattgattgatacatggattgtgatgagttatatgagcgcccaataaaacgattaaaaaaagaatgctaGACTGTGATAATCATGTAGCATTGATTGAAATGACTTtctaaattattaaaattttaggTAATGTAACCAGGAGAAGATTCAAATAGAGGGAACATCAATAAAaacccaaggaaaatgaaaaaagtagaaTATGGATGGAAAATAAAGCCAGTTTCTAACAGAGTTATTTCTGAGAAATTATATTCGACCTCTAGTGTTTTCTCTATGTTAATTTCTATAATTTTCTATTTACTAATAATTATTAaactttcatatacaaaaaaataaagaaatcaaacaCTACGTACTCTTGTGTGAGGCTTCTTTCATTCCTCAAACCCCTTAGAAAACGAAACATATTGAGCAGTTTCATATTGAGAACTTCAGAAATATCGGCTGGTTACTAAGGAATGGATTTCTGGTTGAGTGAGGCAGCCAAAAGGTGGCACTGGGAAAGCCAGGAGGATGGGCTCTGGCAGTGAGATGGCAAGGACACGTGGGGTCCTCCCTGAAGCAGCAGCCAATCTAAACCCAGGTCTCTGACAGACTGGCCGGAGCAGGGGAGAAGGATTTACCTTCGAAAACGAGAAAAGTCGTATCTCTGAAAGCAAAACCAGAGGAGCAAGTGCAAACTTTGTAGAACCAGATAGTTTCCGAAGCAGGGGATGGAAGGAATTAAATGCTATTTTGGATCACATACTATTGCCTGGCTGTTTATATCCACAACCGCATTGGACCATCGCAACTGATAGATCAGGTCAGCATTATTTTAGAGATGTTGTTTTCACAGCCCTGGTCATTTTAtgagcaaaaattattttttatctcaGAGATAACATAATTTCGAATGATCAAATACCTTGCTTATGGTCACATAGATATTAATTATATAGTCTATATAATTATAATTAGATCTATATAGTCATCACAGTTCTGTCATTTTATGAGGCAAACATTGTGAAACACTACAATTTTGGTGACCGCGTGTCTTGTTCAAGGTTCCTAGGATGCCACCTTTTGAAGCCAGGGGGCTATAGTTCTAGGAGAGCATAGTTATTCTATTTTAAAAGGATTTTCCTAGCTTCCTCCTCATGAAGGGAATAATGATGCTCACCCATCCAAAAACCAAGTTCTCACCTGCAGGGCCagcttcctgggtttccaagtgtTGCCAGGTGCCAAACTGCCATCGTCCAGGGCACTATGCTGAGGACTATGGTAGCAAGCCGAACACCGGACGCACTGGTGGTGGTGGCATCGGCAGTTGTAGCAGTTCGGTATCATATTTCTCTTTAGGAAGGCAGGACAGATTTCCCCTGAACAGTAAACGCAAGCGTCGTGGGCCACAGCCCCATGGATCCTGGGGGAGTGTGAGTACGCGCCGCAGTAATCATAATCGCCGCAGTGCAGCGGCTTACTACACATGGTTTGTTCCAGGCCTTTGCTGGCAACGCATTCAGGGTAAGTGGGACTTTCTAACTCAAGGGGTGACGTGGAATGATATGACTGGTCTGTGGAATGATATGCTTTGTCCATGGGATGGCGTCTCAAGTCTCTATAGCTGGAGCTCATTGACTGGAAGGTCGGGTTCATAGGCTTTGTTCTCTGGGTGAAATTCTTACTGCTGTGAGTGGTTAAACCTGGCAAATGGGACATGGACAAAGATTTACTACTGTCTTCAAAGAACTTTCTTCTGTCTGCCACGGGCAAGAGGATGGCGTCTTCCCCAGCTTGGGCAGCAGAAGCCTTCAATCCCTTGTTGTCACCTGCATCAGAAGGGCTACCCAGGGCTAGAGTGACGTGGGGCTGGGGGTTAGGCTCTGGAGCCCACCGCCAGTGACCTCCCCGTACGCCATGGCGAGCATTTGCTTTCTCGTAGTCTGAGAAGCTTGGTTCAGCTTTCCACCAAGTGTTCAGGCCCGAAGAAGACTGGCTAGACTTCTGATTAGGGCTTACTGGCCTCTCGAGGCCTGTTCTAGATTCATGGATCTCAGGGACTTGACTAAGGCATTCTGAAGATCTAGCCCTGAATATCATGCTCTTGTTTAAGTGCTTGTCTCTGGGGCTAGGTGGTTTTTTATATGAAGATAGAAGGAATGGGTTAGAGTCGGGAAGTGGGGGGCTTTCGGGAATCTCCTCAGTCTCTTCAACTGGCTCCTTAGTGTCACACAACTGTGACAAAGGACCTTTACTTTTCTGGAGCTGGGCCTTCCTCCGCTGAATTTCATTGCGCAAATTGGTAGCAAAACGATCACTCTTGCGCCGGTTTTGGATGGAGCGACCCCGAGTCCCTCCACTTCGCTTACTACCCATTTGGCCATACTCCTTGGGTTCATTGCCAACTTCTTCAACCGCCTTTGTGCCACTGGCTACTTTAATGGTGGAAGAACAGTCTCTGGTTGGTTGAACAAGGGAGCCAGAGGCAGGGGGCTGCTGGTTTGTGAACCCACTGCCTGAGCTCTCTGGGTCGAGAAAGCCTCTTTCTGGAGGGTGTCCACCAGTATCTCCATAAGGAGAACTGCTTGGGCTCTGGTGTTCAGAACTCGAAGGCCCATCCTCATTTAGCCTGAGTTTCCTCTCCTGGGTTCCCCCGACAAGGGCACATGAACTTTTCTTCCCTGTGCGGCTGCTATGCAGGGGGGAGAGGGTCCACCGGTGTCCATCGTGTCCTGATGAGCGCTCCACCCCATTGCTGCCCCTAATCTCAAGGTGCACGTGCTGGAGGTGTGATGCCAGGAGCTGCTCAGGGGCACTATGGCGGTGCTCTGAGGACCTTGTGAGGTGCGGAGCATTGCCGGCAAAGGAAGCCTTAGCTCGCTCTCCTGAAGCTTTGTGCAGTGCGCTGGGACCTTTGCTGGAAGCCTTGTCATAGGCTTGGGGGTAACCAGCACCTCGGGTTGAGGCCTCCGTCAGCAGATGTTCAGAACCCTGCTGATTGGAGTCAGGAGGCTGACTGGGCTCACAATTCTGATGGTCCTCATTCTTCACTTGGTCTTGACCACTGAGGCAGTAAAACCTTTTCGGGTTCCCTGGGGACAAGATGGTCTCTGGGCTCAGTTTCTCCTTCTGTTGCAAGGAGTCCGCCGGCTCGGGCGCACTGCACTGTTCTCCATTGAGGAGCTGGGCCCTGGAGGCTTGAAGGCTATCTCGCCTCACTGGAGGTTGGGGTGGGCCCCTTGCTGCTTTGCCAGATTTCGCGTGGTGACTGTCCTGTGGGCGGGATGGCAGCTGGGAACTGGCCATCAGGTGGCTCCCATTAGTGCGTCGGCTACTTCCTGAGATCTCAGCCACATTAGGCCGACCACTGGGGACCTTAGTTGGCCCTAGGCCTTGCATGATGCAGTCTGCAGAGGCCGGCTCCTCTGGCCTGAGGGAAAGAACGCAGTCAGAGGCATTTGAGCTGGCAGAGAAGGAGCTGTAGGCCGAGTCACGCTGGTTGGGGTCAATGTTCTGGTCAATGGGCAGGTGGTGGCCCTCGTAAGTGGCCTGACCTGGCTGCTCCAGGCTCTCCATGCTACCAATAGAGCTGCTTTTCTCCGTGCTGCAGTGCCGGGAGAGTGGACACCACTGCACACACACGTCGCTGGAAGACACAGGACACGCTGGTTAGACAGCGCAACCACCACATCCCGTTCCCACCCTGGGCAGCCTTGCAAGGCAGGACAAGCTCGAGGAACGTATGCCATACATGAGGGAGGCAAGGCAAAAAGGCCAGGGATGGGGAAACCCTGCCCACAGAGTATATCAGAAAGTGAATTATTACACATATAGTTAGGGTAAAATTTAACATCATTATTTGCTATGCCTTTACCTCATACTTAATtagttctaatttttaaaattattttgtgctttcatttggaatgggaaaaaaatgtaaccaatggcactgaacaaATTGTATAGAAATTGGCAAAGGAAAACTTAATAGGCTTTGTAAACTTTCGCTGGAAatacaataaaactttatttttttaaaaagaaagaaagacaggaaaATGGAAAATAAGTAGGCTTGATGAGCGATGAGCTAAGGAGATAGGCACAAGACAGCATAAGGAATCTTCCAAAGACTGAAAGTGTGAGCATTCCACGGAGGTTGTATTTTGTTTCCCTGTTACCATCGAGTCTAGACTTGCCGCTGGGATGTCCTCTCACAGTTTTCTGCCAGGGAAGATATCATCGAAAATCAGCATTAGTGAGGGGCCTTCCAAAACGGGTTCAATTTCAGGCAGATCATCTtgtaaactattgtttctcaaaatTTACTGCACATCACATCCCATGGAAGGCTTATTAAAGCACAGCTTTCTGGGTTTCACTCCTAGAGTTTTGTCTATATCagtgcttctcagccttcctaatgccgtgaccctttcatacagttccgcatgctgtggtgacccccaaccatacaattattttcattgatacttcataactgtcattttgttactgttatgaatcgggtgacccctgtgaaagggtaaatTGACctccaagggggtcgcgacccacaggttgagaatcgctggccTATAGTGAACCTAAAAAGTTACACTTCTAACAAGTTCCCAGATGATGATGGACTGGCTGGCCCAAAGCCCATACTTTTGAGAATCACTGGTGTGAaacaagcagagcaaagagaactGTTTGGGCGGAAGTGGTTTTCTCAAGATAATCCAGTTAGCAAGTGTCAGAGAGATCAATCAAATTTAGGTGTCCCCCGTTCTTCTTTTCTTGATGATAGTAATCCTGACCATTTACTGGAGACTTACAATGTGCCAGGAACTTTATGACATAGTATGTCATGCAGAAGGAGAAAAGttatcttttttttacatttgtgaAAATGGAAGCGTCTCGATTATAAAGTAAACCAAAAAACTCACTATTTAAAAAGCAAagttgggatttgaacccagggctCTGTGCTGTTCATCTGCTATATCCTTGGTTACAAGATGATGATGATTGCTATATCATAAAGTTGCTGTGTATAAGATCATAAACCTAAAGCCCTTGTCACCATCAGGCACCTAGCGAAGGTTCAGTACACGGTAGTTGCTGCTATCACGGTGGTGGTTGTTGCTATAAGCAATATTCTCTCCTGCTATTATTAATACATTATTGGCCCCTGCTGTTCATGTCTCCCTCATCCTCCATGCCAAAGCTAAATTGGGGAGACAAAGGAAGGGGTTAGAGAGGCTACTATTTTGAATTTTAAGTACTGCTTCCCACATGCAAAAGCAAACTGAGCCAAGTTATGCCAGGAACTCCCCATGGCTAAATCCCTATAGGCTTTAGGCTGCTCTCAGAAATGCAGAGTCCAGAAGGCTAGAGGTGTGACAGGACACCATGAGGCTTGGGCTAACTTCCCCTACTTCTTGTTCGCTGCCTTGTCCTTAGCCTGTCTGCTTCATGGCCTCTAGGCTGATAATTCATCAATTCCTTCTTGGCAAGGGGCCTTGCTGTTCATCCCGTCATCTTGCcttctgaaaaataaaacaaaaaccaccccCTGACTCAAACAGAAACTATGTTCAAAATAGGCTGTTGTAAGGTGCACTCGGTTGGTGCCAACACACAGCGATCCTGTGCCCAGTGGAAGGcaacactgcccgatcctgcaccatcctcacaagggttCCTATCCCTGGGCCCAATGTTGCAGCCGCCATGTCAATCtgccttgtcaagggtcttcctttttttttctcgcTGCCCTTTTTCTTTACCAAGTCTAATGtctttctctaggaactggtctctcctgacagtatgtccagaaCAAAACTACCTGTGTTCTAAGCCCTTGGCTTCGAATGTCAAATAGTTGataaatggagggggaaaaaaatcaatccttAGCTCCCCAGCCTCCTCAGCAGACGCTCTATCATAAAGGGAAGATCTTTTGTAAAATGGAAAAGGTAGCTTATGCTAGCAGTTTGGTGTCTCTGAGGTTGCTGTAAAGGTGTTCTACTTCTTCTGGGAACACGTTTCAACAACAGATACCACAAGCCCCACACCAAAGACCATGAATAGGGTAATCCTCATTGCAGTGAGACACTACTGTTTAAGAAAGTCTTCATTTTGAAGTCTTTGGCTCGGTGGCAGAGGTGGTAACACTGGATGAGATCACCAGTGAGTCTGTATGGACAGGATGAGGACTAGAACGGAGTGCTAGGCTCCTTCTGTGttaaaaggccagggaaggaaacaggaaaagagactgagaaagagAGTCAGGGAAATAGGATTGAAGGCAAGAGAGTGTGGTGACTTGTAAGCCAAGTAAATAAGTATTATATGGAAAAATTCTAGAAGGCAAAGAACTGGCCCAAAGTCACATAGAGAGTTCCTGGTAGATGAGGACTAGAACTCAGGCTCTCTAGACTCCCAGCTCCCGGCCCATTATACTACTCAAGGCACTATAAAAGCCAACAGGGATTGGACCAGATAAAAACTTGCCTggttgtttacctgcaagcccaCCATGGGAGGAGGGCTCCAGACTCACCTTGTGTTGCAACCTGAATGCCAGGACAAACTGAAGGCTTCAGAAGGGTAATGCATGGTGGTGGCCACTTCAGGGCATCCGTCCAGCAGCTTGGCCACATGCCATGAATGCGGCCTACAGACAGGGGTGTTTCTCCTACAGCAGGGAAGGGACAGGAAGTTAGCTTGGGGAACCAGAGCTGAAATCACTTCCCAAGCAGCTTCCGCCCCACCCCTTCTTTCCCTTAAATGAAGTAGAATGTCTTGCAAGGAGTTGGTGGGTGTGGGAATCTTACTGGTCTTTATTCAGCTTTCAGTATTCGAGCCTCCTCCTTCATCTTAAAGGTGATTTCTGGAGGTTCAGAATGTCAGTTTCACGGGGGCTCTTTTGTTCCAAGTATAAACAACAGTGCACACCTAGTTGatacttaataaatatttgtagaATATATGGGTGCTCCAGGCCAACGAACAGTGAGCCTACCTTCACTTCCTTTAGAGAAAAAATATTCAATGTGACTGATATTCCCATCTCTCTCTGAGAAAGGAATGAGTTATTAAGAAGTTCAGCAAATCATACAGTGTTGAGGATTCTCCAATTTTCACCCATTCAGACCTATATTTACCGTGTACCATCTACATGTGCCTCTGAAACTACAGAGATTAATCAGTCTCTGCCTTTGAGAGCTTACAACAGCCTAGTGAAAGATCCACAGCTAATTAAAACACAGTGGGGTAAAGGCATCGAAAGTGTGATGGTTCAGATAGGCACTGAGGTGAGACACCTGAGTTTACAAGCAAGTCCTATCAGATAGGGAGGGGGTACCCCACGTTTTGTGAGAGAAAATAGAACAAAGGGAAGGACACAGTGTTAGGGTGAGAAAGAAGACTGGTTGCTCAGTAGACCTGGTTAGGGAAAAAAGTCTGAGGCTAAGGACCTGAAGGCAGCCACAGGTTCTGTTCGATGCTGTAGCCTGCATCCACAACACTGGCACTTACTGTTTTAGGCAGGAACAGTCCGTGCCCCTTGACATCCTTCACATGAACAGATGCCACCTTTGTGAGTGGGAAAAATGGCACAGGACAGAGCACATGTGGGGCATGTTAGTGTGGATGGAGGATAGaatgagggagaaaggaagggggagagggccatgatagtgcggagaaggaagcaccaaagacctagaggaaagttgtgtgattcatcggtgctataccgcaccctgactggctcatttcttccctatgacacctctgtaaggggatgtccaattgtctacagatgggcattgggtctctactccatgccactcccccacccccattcacattgggtacgattttgttctgggtcttcgatgcctgacacctgatccctttgacacctcgtgatcacacaggctggtctgttcCTTCAATGTGGACTccactgcttctcagctagatggccgcttgtttacttcaagcctttaagatcccagacactatatcttttgatagccgggcaccatcagctttcttcaccacatttgcttatgcaactattttgtcttcagcgatcgtgttgggaaggtgaacatcatagaatgccgaaATCCCCTGTTTTTAATATGCTTATTATAAAATGGGATAAATTAAGTCTAACTCTCATCAACACTAGACACAATTAAGCTGGAGGATTCAATCCTAGCTTGAAACGCCCTTTTCCCTGAAAGATAGAAGTAGTGCAAAACTCTCTAGGGCTGAGGCCTAAAATGAGAGTTCAGAGAAGAAATTGActttgagggagggggaatcCAGATCCGATGGAAGCAGTCTAGCCACTAGGGTATGCAATTGTAAGGGTAAAAGAAGCTGTATGCCACAGCTTAGTATCAGTGGCTACGATTTTGGGGAGAGGAAAATCAGATGAAGACCCTATTTGGCAATCACATTTTCTAATATGGATTACAGAGGCTAAACATGCAAGCTGGCCTGGGGCGGCACCTGCTCCAGAGTCTCGCACACAGAGCCCTGATGCTGGGAAAGCTCTTCAGTTGCTGTTTTCTAGTATTTGTTCCATCACCAACTTTTTATATAGTATCTCCCATGTACCAGACATGTTACTAGGCCTTGGTGATACAGTGGAAGGCAAGATGCATCCCCTATTGTGGCTCCTTCTTCCACATTCAGGATTCCTAAAATGCTCCTGAGCCCAGGACTTAAAACATAGGCAGTCAGCCCTGATACCCCTATCTCCCCAACATTCCAATCCTGACCAAGTTCGACCGAGTTTTCTTTAATGATCTCTCTCTGGATTCCTTTACCTTTCTCTCCATTTCTcacctctctctttccttcctttctcttcctGTCTTCTCTGTCTATCCCACCCCATAGAATGatacctttcttccacagtgttcACTACCAACACCTCTTGTTCTAGTCCAGGTCTTACACATTTTATGTGCAAAACATGGCCAGTTTCTCCTTGTTTCACATTCAATCGCTTATTTTAGACTAGATCACCTCAACCATTAGCTGAATTGGGGCATTATCTATTGAAGAGCATTAACTGACCAATGTCTTATCCTTCATCAAATGGAAACAGGTCTGACATTCAAAAACTAAGTTTATTCATCCAGTCCATCTCTCATCTCTGCTCCAGTCACACCCTATGCCAGCTCCatccctttgtgactctttgggcCATTGtttgtcctgttgtttttccagtAGAATCTGGCACAGTCTCAGCAGTTGGATTGTCTTGCTTTGAATTCAAGCTCCATAATTTATTAGTTGTTCTTTTAGTAAGGTTAATTTACTTCGGGGAGCCCATTTTCACAGCAGTAAAATGAAGATAATACTATCTCcctaggaactctggtggcatgttgggtaagtgttggacagcttaccacaaggttggcagttcaaactcaccaaccgctTCTTGGCAAAAAGATGGGGCtagctactcctataaagagttccagccttggaagccctatatagaTCACTAGTGCAAAGCAATTGCTCAAACCAGATCTAGCGAGTCCTAAACAATTTTAGTCAATTCTACAACTGTAACCTCTGCCTGGAATGCCCTCCTTATCTTGTTAATCTAAACCCTACACATTCAAGGTATCACTCTAATAGTATTTCTTCCATGGTGCGTGCCCTGTTTAATCCATTCTTCAGAATTTAGCTTATAATGCTATGATATTTTATATTGGTTATCACCACTTCATATATGTTAGTCTTgcatgttggactactaactcCAAGATcagcagtgcaaaaccaccagctgctcctctggagaaagactttctactcccataaagagttacagttttggacaatcaggggcatttctaccctttcttatagggtccctatgaggtgGAAACTGTTTGATGGTAGGGAGTCTTTTTGGTTTGAAATATTATGCCATCAACTATACCAAGCTAGTATGCAATGAGACAAaaagcaagagaaaaagcccaggTTTACATACTAGCTTTACAGTGATTTTTATTCAAGTCATGTAACTTTTCTGGGTCTCGGTTTTCTTATATGAAAAAGGAAAGCATACTCTCGAACTTGCTAAGCTATTGTGGGGTTAGAGATAATATTGTTAAAGTGTGCAGCACAGAGAAGGTTGTCAATAGATTTTAGGCACTACGCTAATGGCTATTATCTCAGACTTGTCCTACTCGATAGTCCAAGCATTACCCCACTATGACGACACAGATCTGTCTGCCTGCACTGTCAAGGCTCTGCCATATCGCTTCCTTCACAAAACCTCTCACTCTCGTCAGGAAGTTTTCAGGAGTGGGTAACAGTCCCAAAGGAGACAGAGGAAGGAcaatggggattctgggaacattggaagaaacttaaaaaaaaaatctaagctgAAGGGTCCAGAACTGAAGCCTTCTAGTTCTTGtttgggaaaggaggagaaagtgTCAATATTGTCTAATATTTGGTCTGTTACTATTCCTGAACAACCTTAGACTTGGAGCCAGTATACACATTCTAATCCTAGTGGCGTGACCTTGGGCAACTGCAACTTAAGTAGCAGTTCCATCACTTGGAAACtgggaagaatgacaatctctttCTCACAAATCTTGGTTT
It contains:
- the SHROOM4 gene encoding protein Shroom4 isoform X2; translated protein: MENRLGSFQYVPVQLQGGAPWGFTLKGGLEHCEPLTVSKIEDGGKADLSQKMRTGDELVNINGTPLYGSRQEALILIKGSFRILKLIVRRRNTPVCRPHSWHVAKLLDGCPEVATTMHYPSEAFSLSWHSGCNTSDVCVQWCPLSRHCSTEKSSSIGSMESLEQPGQATYEGHHLPIDQNIDPNQRDSAYSSFSASSNASDCVLSLRPEEPASADCIMQGLGPTKVPSGRPNVAEISGSSRRTNGSHLMASSQLPSRPQDSHHAKSGKAARGPPQPPVRRDSLQASRAQLLNGEQCSAPEPADSLQQKEKLSPETILSPGNPKRFYCLSGQDQVKNEDHQNCEPSQPPDSNQQGSEHLLTEASTRGAGYPQAYDKASSKGPSALHKASGERAKASFAGNAPHLTRSSEHRHSAPEQLLASHLQHVHLEIRGSNGVERSSGHDGHRWTLSPLHSSRTGKKSSCALVGGTQERKLRLNEDGPSSSEHQSPSSSPYGDTGGHPPERGFLDPESSGSGFTNQQPPASGSLVQPTRDCSSTIKVASGTKAVEEVGNEPKEYGQMGSKRSGGTRGRSIQNRRKSDRFATNLRNEIQRRKAQLQKSKGPLSQLCDTKEPVEETEEIPESPPLPDSNPFLLSSYKKPPSPRDKHLNKSMIFRARSSECLSQVPEIHESRTGLERPVSPNQKSSQSSSGLNTWWKAEPSFSDYEKANARHGVRGGHWRWAPEPNPQPHVTLALGSPSDAGDNKGLKASAAQAGEDAILLPVADRRKFFEDSSKSLSMSHLPGLTTHSSKNFTQRTKPMNPTFQSMSSSYRDLRRHPMDKAYHSTDQSYHSTSPLELESPTYPECVASKGLEQTMCSKPLHCGDYDYCGAYSHSPRIHGAVAHDACVYCSGEICPAFLKRNMIPNCYNCRCHHHQCVRCSACYHSPQHSALDDGSLAPGNTWKPRKLALQEFPGDKWKPITGNRKTSQSGREIAHSKGNFSWAPPFHPCLENPVLGLSNYQAISSLDLLEDLNHSSKKTEETSIYEEGSFMASMPYALRSRAFSESHISLEQQSSRSRNQNQRELFAKVDETQRDHFGARKKAYPPPRPPPPNWEKYRLLRAAQLQPQPPPPPQPQPEPQQEEEEEEQEEEEEEQEEEEEEEEEEEEEEELPPQYFSSETTGSSVLNTEGVLEQSKPLSFGNLEILKHGSQSRPAKQKSFVSNSSNFQPGLFPRTAHLGSQPEHIHPPCYYGISGLWRASEQLVLDSKATNSAKPEPVMAEESKAKAAWNQGYFFPEQQSPFVGWGSDKQHLSPVGFGEAKMTESADTRVKPIGATVSTFSPLHPATVEEAGSTGNITEEKRGYSFSSQRSASQQAASEECMADVGGHGKSLAGGIGPASNLMTTAEVMGGFVPVGNLQLRHFKQEWPQERRTDESPQESPRVPLQEFQHFSPQGTPGIPTSYSAYYNISAAKAELLNKLKDQPEMADIGLGEEEVDKELAQKKLQLIESIGRKLSVLREAQQGLLEDINANASLGEEVEANLKTVCKCNEFEKYRLFIGDLDKVVNLLLSLSGRLARVENALNSIDSETSQEKLVLIEKKQQLTGQLADAKELKEHVDRREKLVFGMVSCYLHQDQLQDYQHFVKMKSALIIEQRELEEKIKLGEEQLKCLKESLLLGPAISN